In a genomic window of Bradyrhizobium ontarionense:
- a CDS encoding Hsp33 family molecular chaperone, which yields MTASSPDNEINLDTTSRAPSAVPVDDAVLPFEVAALDLRGRLTRMGPALDDILTKHAYPAPVGKLLGEAIVLTTLLGSSLKFDGRFILQTQTDGPVSFLVVDFQAPDRLRAYARYDEARLQELKDSAKDSGGLLGKGHLAMTIDQGPEMSRYQGLVALTGGSLEEAAHEYFLRSEQIPTRVRLAVGEEWSGGQHRWRAGGLLTQFLPKAPERARQADLDPGDAPEGTEPHTIEEDEAWVEGQSLVATVEDIELIDPALSGERLLYRLFHERGVRVFDLVPLQARCSCSRDAVANMLKSFSPQDRADMVQDDKVVVTCEFCSSVYHFTPHEAGVTEN from the coding sequence ATGACAGCCTCTTCCCCCGACAACGAGATCAATCTCGATACCACCAGCCGTGCGCCCTCGGCCGTGCCGGTCGACGACGCCGTGCTGCCGTTCGAGGTCGCTGCGCTCGATCTGCGCGGTCGCCTCACCCGCATGGGCCCGGCGCTGGACGACATCCTGACCAAGCACGCCTACCCGGCGCCGGTCGGCAAGCTGCTGGGCGAAGCCATCGTGCTGACCACCCTGCTCGGCTCTTCGCTAAAGTTCGACGGCCGCTTCATCCTGCAGACCCAGACCGACGGCCCGGTGTCGTTCCTGGTGGTCGACTTCCAGGCGCCCGATCGCCTGCGCGCCTATGCGCGCTACGACGAGGCGCGGCTGCAAGAGCTGAAGGATTCGGCCAAGGACTCCGGCGGCCTGCTCGGCAAGGGCCATCTGGCGATGACCATCGACCAGGGTCCGGAGATGAGCCGCTACCAGGGCCTCGTCGCGCTCACAGGCGGCAGCCTGGAGGAGGCGGCGCACGAATACTTTCTGCGCTCCGAGCAGATCCCGACCCGCGTGCGCCTCGCCGTCGGCGAGGAGTGGAGCGGTGGCCAGCATCGCTGGCGCGCCGGCGGTCTGCTGACACAGTTCCTGCCCAAGGCGCCGGAACGCGCCCGTCAGGCCGACCTGGATCCGGGCGACGCCCCGGAAGGCACCGAGCCGCACACGATTGAAGAGGACGAGGCCTGGGTCGAGGGCCAGTCGCTGGTCGCGACCGTCGAGGACATCGAGCTGATCGATCCCGCGCTGTCGGGCGAGCGGCTGCTCTATCGCCTGTTTCATGAGCGCGGCGTGCGCGTGTTCGACCTCGTCCCGCTGCAGGCGCGCTGCTCCTGCTCGCGCGACGCGGTCGCCAACATGCTGAAGAGCTTCTCGCCCCAGGACCGCGCCGACATGGTGCAGGACGACAAGGTCGTCGTCACCTGCGAGTTCTGCTCATCGGTCTATCACTTCACGCCGCATGAAGCCGGCGTGACGGAGAACTGA
- a CDS encoding OpgC domain-containing protein translates to MTSIADRLAGPPVSGAAAPAQAADAGAAASSAAPAITFPAVGERELRLDLFRGLALWLIFIDHLPPNLLTWFTIRNYGFSDATEIFIFISGYTAAFVYGRAMQDAGFIVATARILRRVWQIYVAHVFLFTIFLAEISYVATSFENPLYTEEMGIMDFLKQPDVTIVQALILRFRPVNMDVLPLYIVLMLFLPLILWLMRWRPDVTLALSVVLYAVTWEFDLYLTAYPNGFWAFNPFAWQLLFVFGAWCALGGAKRMSRILNSPITLGLCVAYLVAAFCVTLTWYIPQLGHLMPRKIEQWMYPIDKTDLDVLRFAHFLALAALTVHYLPKDWPLLKSRWLRPLIVCGQHSLEIFCLGVFLAFAGHFVLAEVSGGAMMHAMISLCGILAMWGVASLISWYKREADKGAARKGARSNADLAGGG, encoded by the coding sequence ATGACGTCGATTGCCGATCGCCTTGCTGGACCACCCGTTTCCGGAGCTGCCGCGCCTGCGCAGGCGGCGGATGCCGGTGCGGCCGCCAGCTCTGCTGCGCCTGCGATCACCTTCCCGGCGGTGGGCGAGCGCGAGCTGCGGCTCGACCTGTTCCGCGGATTGGCACTGTGGCTGATCTTCATCGATCATCTGCCGCCGAACCTCCTGACCTGGTTCACCATCCGCAACTACGGCTTCTCCGACGCCACCGAGATATTCATCTTCATCTCCGGCTACACGGCCGCGTTCGTCTACGGGCGGGCGATGCAGGATGCCGGCTTCATCGTGGCGACCGCGCGCATCCTGCGCCGGGTCTGGCAGATCTATGTCGCGCACGTCTTCCTGTTCACGATCTTTCTCGCCGAAATATCCTACGTTGCGACCAGCTTCGAGAACCCGCTCTACACCGAAGAGATGGGGATCATGGACTTCCTGAAGCAGCCGGACGTGACCATCGTGCAGGCGCTGATCCTGCGCTTCCGTCCCGTCAACATGGATGTGCTGCCGCTCTATATCGTGCTGATGCTGTTCCTGCCGCTGATCCTGTGGCTGATGCGCTGGCGCCCCGATGTGACGCTCGCGCTCTCGGTCGTGCTCTACGCGGTGACCTGGGAGTTCGATCTCTATCTGACGGCGTATCCGAACGGCTTCTGGGCGTTCAACCCGTTCGCCTGGCAGCTCCTGTTCGTGTTCGGCGCCTGGTGCGCGCTCGGCGGCGCCAAGCGGATGTCGCGCATCCTCAACTCGCCGATCACCCTCGGGCTCTGCGTCGCCTATCTGGTCGCCGCGTTCTGCGTGACCTTGACCTGGTACATCCCGCAGCTCGGTCATCTGATGCCGCGGAAAATCGAGCAATGGATGTATCCGATCGACAAGACCGACCTTGACGTGTTGCGCTTCGCGCATTTCCTCGCACTCGCAGCACTCACCGTGCACTATCTGCCCAAGGATTGGCCGCTGCTGAAATCGCGCTGGCTGCGCCCGTTGATTGTTTGCGGGCAACACTCGCTGGAGATTTTCTGTCTCGGCGTGTTTCTGGCGTTTGCGGGCCACTTCGTGCTTGCCGAAGTGTCCGGCGGCGCCATGATGCACGCGATGATCAGCCTTTGCGGCATCCTCGCCATGTGGGGAGTTGCCTCGTTGATTTCGTGGTACAAGCGTGAGGCCGATAAGGGTGCAGCGCGAAAGGGTGCGCGCAGCAACGCTGATCTGGCTGGAGGGGGCTGA
- a CDS encoding O-succinylhomoserine sulfhydrylase: MSKSPAKSPASLSHYRPETRLVHSGTLRSEFGETAEALYLTQGFVYATAEECEARFKGEDPGFIYSRFSNPTTAMFERRMIELEGAEACRSAATGMAAVTTAILAPLRAGDHVVAAKALFGSCRYVVEDLLPRYGIESTLIDGLDLDQWQKAVRPNTKSFFLESPTNPTLDVLDIPAIAEIAHAHGARLIVDNVFATPIWQSPLALGADVVVYSATKHIDGQGRCLGGVILSSEAFIAEHIHNFMRQTGPSISPFNAWVLLKGLETLAVRVRAQTETAGKVADFLAQHPKISRLIYPGREDHPQAATVRKQMRAGSTLVGFEVKGGKAGAFRTLNGLKLARISNNLGDAKTLVTHPATTTHQRLAPEARAELGISEGFIRFSAGLEHADDLIADLDAALRAA, from the coding sequence CGTTCCGAATTCGGCGAGACCGCCGAAGCGCTCTACCTCACCCAAGGCTTCGTCTACGCCACCGCCGAGGAATGCGAGGCCCGCTTCAAGGGCGAGGATCCCGGCTTCATCTATTCGCGCTTCTCCAACCCGACGACGGCGATGTTCGAGCGCCGCATGATCGAGCTCGAAGGCGCTGAGGCCTGCCGCTCGGCCGCGACCGGCATGGCCGCCGTCACCACCGCGATCCTCGCACCCTTGCGCGCCGGCGATCACGTCGTCGCGGCGAAGGCGCTGTTCGGCTCGTGTCGCTACGTCGTCGAGGACCTGTTGCCGCGCTATGGCATCGAGTCGACGCTGATCGACGGGCTCGATCTCGACCAGTGGCAGAAGGCCGTCAGGCCGAACACCAAATCGTTCTTCCTGGAGAGCCCGACCAACCCGACCCTCGACGTGCTCGACATTCCCGCCATCGCCGAGATCGCGCATGCCCATGGCGCGCGGCTGATCGTCGACAACGTGTTCGCCACCCCGATCTGGCAGAGCCCGCTCGCGCTCGGCGCCGACGTCGTGGTGTATTCCGCGACCAAGCATATCGACGGCCAGGGCCGCTGCCTCGGCGGCGTGATCCTGTCGTCGGAAGCCTTCATCGCCGAGCACATCCACAACTTCATGCGCCAGACCGGCCCGTCGATCTCGCCGTTCAACGCCTGGGTCTTGCTCAAGGGACTCGAGACCTTGGCGGTGCGCGTGCGCGCGCAGACCGAGACGGCGGGCAAGGTGGCGGACTTCCTCGCTCAGCATCCGAAGATCTCGCGGCTGATCTATCCCGGGCGCGAGGACCATCCGCAGGCCGCGACCGTGCGCAAGCAGATGCGCGCCGGCTCGACCCTGGTCGGCTTCGAGGTGAAGGGCGGCAAGGCCGGCGCGTTCCGCACGCTCAACGGCCTGAAGCTCGCGCGCATCTCCAACAATCTCGGCGACGCCAAGACGCTGGTGACCCATCCCGCGACGACCACGCATCAGCGGCTGGCGCCGGAAGCGCGCGCCGAGCTCGGCATCAGCGAGGGTTTCATCCGCTTCTCCGCAGGCCTCGAGCATGCGGATGATCTGATCGCGGATCTCGACGCTGCCCTGAGGGCAGCGTAG
- a CDS encoding SGNH/GDSL hydrolase family protein, with protein MTFNGCHRVSETWEKLSAVAAMAFALSLSPHMVHAQSAAPAVPATLPDTQALSVGELRPSLGHVTVAQAGNQAPGQVAAVRPLAATGQPATTTAPATTSPQSGPGTPPAAAQSAAATPPQKGFTERAIDKVKQVAKSASDIFNRVPCLPPKGVAKKNFISLPHVANKLASGLPVVIVAFGSSSTQGYGASAPDYTYPNRLAAQLRRQYPMADISVINAGVGGEDAPEMMKRLETSVIDRHPDLVIWQVGTNAVLRDLDPSETAKLVDDGVAKIQAAASDVVLVDLQYSPRVNERPENASRMNKLLSRVAELHHAGIFPRFEVMRDWHERQEIPMNEFVIADGLHMSDWGYACFAQLLGDDIIRSVGQIKLGINAPADLLTFRPM; from the coding sequence ATGACTTTCAACGGGTGTCACCGCGTATCTGAAACATGGGAGAAGCTGTCGGCTGTTGCTGCAATGGCGTTCGCTCTCTCGTTAAGCCCGCACATGGTGCATGCACAGAGCGCCGCCCCGGCTGTGCCGGCCACGCTTCCCGACACGCAGGCCCTGTCGGTCGGTGAGCTGCGACCGTCACTCGGTCACGTCACGGTTGCCCAGGCGGGCAATCAGGCGCCGGGGCAGGTTGCCGCCGTGCGTCCGCTGGCTGCGACCGGGCAGCCGGCGACGACGACTGCGCCGGCAACGACGAGCCCCCAGTCGGGGCCCGGTACGCCGCCCGCGGCTGCGCAATCCGCCGCTGCGACGCCGCCGCAGAAGGGTTTCACGGAGCGGGCGATCGACAAGGTCAAGCAGGTCGCAAAATCCGCCTCCGACATCTTCAACCGCGTGCCGTGCCTGCCGCCGAAGGGTGTTGCGAAGAAGAACTTCATCTCGCTGCCGCATGTCGCAAACAAGCTCGCCTCGGGCCTGCCGGTCGTGATCGTCGCGTTCGGCTCGTCCTCCACGCAGGGCTATGGCGCGAGCGCGCCGGACTACACCTATCCGAACCGGCTCGCTGCGCAGCTGCGCCGGCAATATCCGATGGCCGATATCAGCGTCATCAATGCCGGCGTCGGCGGCGAGGATGCGCCGGAGATGATGAAGCGGCTGGAGACGTCGGTGATCGACCGTCATCCCGATCTGGTGATCTGGCAGGTCGGCACCAACGCCGTGCTGCGCGATCTCGATCCGTCTGAGACGGCCAAGCTGGTCGACGACGGCGTCGCCAAGATTCAGGCCGCGGCGTCCGACGTCGTGCTGGTCGACCTGCAGTATTCGCCGCGGGTCAACGAGCGGCCGGAGAACGCCAGCCGCATGAACAAGCTGCTCAGCCGCGTCGCCGAGCTGCATCACGCCGGCATCTTCCCGCGCTTCGAGGTGATGCGCGACTGGCACGAGCGCCAGGAGATTCCGATGAACGAGTTCGTCATCGCGGATGGGCTGCACATGAGCGACTGGGGCTATGCCTGCTTCGCCCAGCTGCTCGGCGACGACATCATTCGCTCCGTCGGCCAGATCAAGCTCGGCATCAACGCGCCGGCGGACCTGCTGACCTTCCGGCCGATGTGA
- the apaG gene encoding Co2+/Mg2+ efflux protein ApaG, producing MYRAVTRQIEVTVEPNFLPEKSSAADGRWFWSYTVVITNSSEQTVQLRSRRWIITDGVGRQQEVRGEGVVGEQPVLAPGERFEYTSGVPLTTASGFMAGSYQMKSESGEQFDIEVPAFSLDSPDGGKRVLN from the coding sequence ATGTACCGCGCCGTGACTCGCCAGATCGAAGTGACCGTCGAACCGAACTTCTTGCCCGAGAAGTCGTCGGCCGCGGATGGCCGCTGGTTCTGGTCCTATACGGTGGTGATCACCAACAGCAGCGAGCAGACCGTGCAGCTGCGCAGCCGGCGCTGGATCATCACCGATGGCGTCGGCCGCCAGCAGGAAGTCCGCGGCGAGGGTGTGGTGGGCGAGCAGCCGGTGCTCGCGCCCGGCGAGCGCTTCGAATACACCTCCGGTGTGCCGCTCACGACCGCCTCCGGCTTCATGGCCGGCTCCTACCAGATGAAGAGCGAGAGCGGCGAACAGTTCGACATCGAGGTCCCCGCGTTCTCGCTCGACAGCCCCGACGGCGGCAAGCGGGTGTTGAACTAG
- a CDS encoding SGNH/GDSL hydrolase family protein, with product MKSVSWLRFGIAALAVSLAVSARAEDAPQNCEVPAYLLTTESSLPKVAEAVKNGRTLDILVVGSRSSAIINTSDTNAYPARLQASLKEKLPSVTVNLSVELQPKKTAEEIAGNLVKLVEGKRPNLVIWQTGTVDAMRSIDPDEFRQAVNDGVVTLQNAGADVILMNLQYSPRTETLISVPPYIDNMRVVAQQRDIPLFDRFAIMRQWNEQGDFDLFNPTHGIELARQVHDCLGRALSKFVIDAAHIGPAQN from the coding sequence ATGAAGTCCGTCTCGTGGTTAAGGTTTGGTATCGCGGCGCTGGCTGTTTCGCTGGCGGTGTCGGCGCGCGCCGAAGACGCGCCGCAGAACTGCGAGGTGCCGGCCTACCTGCTGACTACCGAGAGCTCGCTGCCGAAAGTTGCTGAGGCCGTCAAGAACGGCCGGACGCTGGATATTCTGGTGGTCGGAAGCCGGTCATCGGCCATCATCAATACGTCCGACACCAATGCCTACCCCGCCCGGTTGCAGGCATCTCTGAAAGAGAAGCTGCCGTCCGTCACCGTCAATCTCAGCGTCGAGCTGCAGCCGAAGAAGACCGCCGAGGAAATCGCTGGCAATCTTGTTAAACTGGTGGAAGGAAAAAGGCCTAATTTGGTCATCTGGCAAACCGGGACTGTCGACGCCATGAGATCGATCGATCCTGATGAGTTTCGCCAGGCCGTCAATGACGGTGTCGTGACGCTACAGAATGCGGGGGCTGACGTCATCTTGATGAACCTGCAATACAGCCCGCGAACGGAGACGCTGATCTCCGTGCCGCCCTACATCGACAACATGCGGGTGGTGGCGCAACAGCGCGACATCCCGCTGTTCGATCGCTTTGCGATCATGCGGCAGTGGAACGAGCAGGGTGATTTCGATCTGTTCAATCCGACGCATGGGATCGAGCTGGCCAGGCAGGTTCATGACTGTCTCGGCCGGGCGCTGTCGAAGTTCGTCATCGACGCAGCGCATATCGGCCCCGCGCAGAACTAA
- a CDS encoding IS110 family transposase, whose product MTQIANGVAGIDVAKDKVDGCIRSLGLRQTFPSTPHGHRQLLTLLRKHKVNKAVMEASGGYEREWAKVLRQAGIEVRIVDPKRVRNFALSAGRLAKNDTIDAEMIAWFAETFNDAPSQTYDAAREELAGLVKARKNLMDLKTRLQNQNEHVVPGLAQKAHSQVLKTLAAQIAKLEAAISAKVKATPEFAERAEIIETVPGLAGTTSAILIAGAPELGKVSDEIAAALIGVAPYDDDSGKRRGERHIKGGRRWVRNGLFLPCLGAATQHNPVLKAYYERLTAKGKEPKVALIACMRKLIIILNTMIARGEKWNPKPPRVAVS is encoded by the coding sequence ATGACACAAATCGCAAACGGTGTCGCTGGCATCGATGTGGCCAAGGACAAGGTGGACGGCTGCATTCGCAGCCTCGGACTACGGCAGACGTTCCCGAGCACTCCGCACGGGCACCGCCAGCTGTTGACCTTGCTTCGCAAGCACAAGGTGAACAAGGCCGTCATGGAGGCCAGCGGCGGTTATGAGCGCGAGTGGGCCAAGGTGTTGCGCCAGGCCGGGATAGAGGTGCGGATCGTCGATCCCAAGCGGGTTCGCAACTTTGCCCTATCGGCCGGTCGACTGGCGAAGAACGACACGATCGATGCGGAGATGATCGCCTGGTTCGCCGAGACGTTCAACGACGCACCGAGCCAGACCTACGATGCTGCCCGCGAGGAACTGGCGGGACTGGTGAAAGCACGCAAGAACCTGATGGATCTGAAAACCCGTCTGCAGAACCAGAACGAACATGTCGTGCCGGGATTGGCGCAGAAGGCCCATTCCCAGGTGTTGAAGACGCTCGCTGCACAGATTGCGAAGCTCGAGGCTGCGATCTCGGCCAAGGTCAAGGCCACACCGGAGTTTGCCGAGCGCGCCGAGATCATCGAAACTGTGCCAGGGCTTGCCGGCACGACCTCCGCGATCCTCATTGCAGGAGCGCCGGAGCTCGGCAAGGTGAGCGACGAGATCGCCGCCGCCCTGATCGGGGTCGCTCCTTACGACGATGACAGCGGCAAGCGCCGAGGCGAGCGCCACATCAAGGGGGGCCGGCGCTGGGTGAGAAACGGCCTGTTTCTTCCCTGCCTTGGCGCAGCGACCCAGCATAATCCGGTGCTCAAGGCCTACTATGAGCGCCTCACCGCCAAGGGCAAGGAGCCGAAAGTTGCGCTCATCGCCTGCATGCGCAAGCTGATCATCATCCTCAACACGATGATCGCCCGCGGTGAGAAGTGGAATCCTAAGCCACCACGCGTTGCGGTGAGCTGA